The following nucleotide sequence is from Pseudomonadales bacterium.
ATAACCACCCATCAGGTAGTGGTGGACTATACGCAGGGCAATCATACCAATATGGTCTTCAAAACCCTCCATATTTCCAAATCGTTGACGAAGCTTTCCGCCAACGTAGCCTTCCATCGGTTGAAACGCCCAAATCGGTACAAATTCTTGGAAAGCGTTTTGACATTCTATTTGCACCGCTTCGATAAAATCACAACCTTGTTCAAAGCCAGCGCGATCAGTTATTTGATAACGTCCTGGAACGAAAACCTGCCAGTCCAGGACTAAAAATCCACGCATATATTGCACAAAGTTCGCAATGTGGTAATCCGGCATAAACCCGTATTTGGCGTTACCCAGAATCGTGTCTGAGGAGAACAGCAGCTTCTCCTCGGGAAAATACGCCGTCAGATTACCCGAACCATGCGTCGGCCCTGGATTCAATAAGGTCAAATCCACGCCATCAATACTGAGCTGGTTTTCATGCCCAGTAAGCACTGTATTCGGAGTCAACTGGCCTTCCGCTCCTCTTACCTTGATGACTTTGGCACAAATTTCGTCAGCGATAATTTTTGCGTCCGGCGCAAGATCGGCGGCGAAACCTGCGTGGTCGAGATGATCGTGACTATAGATAATGGTGCTAATCGATTTGCCCGGCAGGGTATTTTCTATCGCTCTTTTGTAGGCTCGTGCCTTACCCGGTGTACCGAGGGTGTCAAAAGCGATCACGCTGGTTTCGCCCTCAACAAAAATCGTACGACATTGACCATCACTGACGCTCCACAGCCGATTCGACAATTGCGTGACGTCCAGGGTCGGCTCAGCGGCTAAGTAGCTTTGCGCTGCGTCAAGTGTAAACAAACCTCGATTTTCATTGCTCATTTTATGTCACCCATCTATAACGCTGTCGTGACGGGTTTGAGATTTCCTTCAATGCCCCAACCGCCACTTAGGTACTCTTGCATATACCGCGATAAGTTCATTGCCGCGTATTCGTAGTAGCGAAACTGATTACGATAATGGGGACCTAACTTTTCATCAGTATAACGATTCAGCCCCTTCCAATCGTGAGGGTCAAGGCCGTCAATAATTGCCTGCTGCCCAAATTCGAAAAGATGCTCCCAAAAGTCCAGTATCTCAATAAATTGCAGTCGGTTAAGCACCCAAAAATGACCGGGTACGAAAATATCCCAATCTAAGCTGAGGAAGCGCTTCATCACCGGTATATAGTGAGTTAAATGCCAGTCCATCAAATAGGTATAACCCACTCCTGCTGCCACCGTATCCACCATAAACAGCACCTTACTCTGTGGGAAATAAGCGGCAACATTGCCATCACCGTGAGTTGGGCCAGGGTAAATCAGCTCAAAATAACAGCCATCCATATGATAGGACTTGCGCTCCCCCTCCCACACTTCGGTCGCGGGCAACTGGCCGTCAGACTCGCGCGCCACAATCACTCGGTTAGCATAACTGTGCGCAATAATATCGGCTGTGGGTGCTAAATCAGCGGCATAGCCGCAATGATCCAAATGCTCATGGGAATAAACAATGGTATGAATAGGCTTTTTCGGAAAGACTCGACCAACTGCGGCGCCATAGGCTCTCGCAGTACCCGGAGTTGTTAAGGTATCAAAGGCGATACAGCCCTTTTCGCCCTCAAGAAAAATCGTACGGTAAATGCCTTCGCTAGCGGTCCAAATATTGTCCCTGACAGGGGAATAGGTAATATCCCGCCATGCGCCCTGCGCCGCTAGATTACCAATCGTGAAAATACCACAGTGTTCGCAAGGTCGATCTTGTGCTGGGGATGCTGTCGTCAAGAAACGTCTCCTATCACCTGTATCCGCTAAAAAGATAAACGCATCGAGGAAACCTGTCCAAACTCGCGGCATGGCTTACGCATGATTGTTAGGATCAAATTTCATACAATATCGATATCGCCAAGACTGACGAAGGATCATAATCTTCGCTATCGCGACTGTCTTGTATATAAACGCCCAAATACTTGACTGCGAGCGCAGCATTTTGCCCATTTTTGACACCAAACTCTTTTTTACAACCCTTCAGATAATCAAGTAGATAAGTTGCTGAGCATAAATACTGCGCAATTGGTTGTTATCTTTCTTTGGGCCTTGCATCCGCCTGCTCATCCAACTCCAAGTCCTCACACTTGAGCTCTGGCAATTCTTGATCGCAATAGTCACTACCCATTTTTTTCAACGCACCACACATGCCTTCTATTTTGGTATCAACGGCATGCATATGATCTAATATTGCAAAAATTGATTTACTAATCGGATCCGGCATATCTTGAGTGACCCCGTAAGCATCGAAACCAATTTTATCCGCCATCGCTTTACGTCGGGCCGTGTCTTTATCACCCTTGGCAATGATTCTACCAGGTATGCCAACAACGGTAGCACCTGCGGGCACGTCCTTCGTCACTACCGCATTAGAGCCAATGCGGGCTCCTTGCGCTATAACAATAGGACCCAATACCTTTGCGCCAGCCCCAACCACGACGCCATTGCCTAAAGTCGGATGCCGTTTACCCTTGTCCCAGCTCGTTCCACCCAGTGTTACGCCGTGGTAGATGGTCACATCATCCCCT
It contains:
- the cysE gene encoding serine O-acetyltransferase, with translation MFERVKEDINCVFERDPAARTAFEVLTNYPGLHAILLHRASHCLWIKGWKWLARTLSTFNRWLTGIEIHPGATIGRRFFIDHGMGVVVGETAEVGDDVTIYHGVTLGGTSWDKGKRHPTLGNGVVVGAGAKVLGPIVIAQGARIGSNAVVTKDVPAGATVVGIPGRIIAKGDKDTARRKAMADKIGFDAYGVTQDMPDPISKSIFAILDHMHAVDTKIEGMCGALKKMGSDYCDQELPELKCEDLELDEQADARPKER
- a CDS encoding MBL fold metallo-hydrolase, translating into MTTASPAQDRPCEHCGIFTIGNLAAQGAWRDITYSPVRDNIWTASEGIYRTIFLEGEKGCIAFDTLTTPGTARAYGAAVGRVFPKKPIHTIVYSHEHLDHCGYAADLAPTADIIAHSYANRVIVARESDGQLPATEVWEGERKSYHMDGCYFELIYPGPTHGDGNVAAYFPQSKVLFMVDTVAAGVGYTYLMDWHLTHYIPVMKRFLSLDWDIFVPGHFWVLNRLQFIEILDFWEHLFEFGQQAIIDGLDPHDWKGLNRYTDEKLGPHYRNQFRYYEYAAMNLSRYMQEYLSGGWGIEGNLKPVTTAL
- a CDS encoding MBL fold metallo-hydrolase encodes the protein MSNENRGLFTLDAAQSYLAAEPTLDVTQLSNRLWSVSDGQCRTIFVEGETSVIAFDTLGTPGKARAYKRAIENTLPGKSISTIIYSHDHLDHAGFAADLAPDAKIIADEICAKVIKVRGAEGQLTPNTVLTGHENQLSIDGVDLTLLNPGPTHGSGNLTAYFPEEKLLFSSDTILGNAKYGFMPDYHIANFVQYMRGFLVLDWQVFVPGRYQITDRAGFEQGCDFIEAVQIECQNAFQEFVPIWAFQPMEGYVGGKLRQRFGNMEGFEDHIGMIALRIVHHYLMGGYGLEDTPNPGVLLADEVTL